A window of the Desulfovibrio sp. Fe33 genome harbors these coding sequences:
- a CDS encoding insulinase family protein has product MTFGFTKIREMEIAELASTAVVYRHDKTGARVLSMMNDDENKVFGISFRTPPEDSTGVAHILEHSVLCGSDKYPVKEPFVELLKGSLQTFLNALTFPDKTCYPVASANVQDFYNLIDVYLDAVFHPRLTENTLKQEGWHYELESPDRDMTYKGVVFNEMKGAYSSPDSVLYEQSQHSLFPDITYGLDSGGDPAVIPDLTFERFMAFHRDHYHPSNAYAFFYGDDDPEKRLEILDKVFSEYEPIDVASTRIPLQERFTEARAVRTGYPASDRLAKGMFTVNWLLAETSDANLNLALHILEHILIGLPSSPLKKALTDSGLGDDLAGVGLEADMRQMSFSVGLKGMHPSNAIKVESIVFHTIKELVENGIDARDIEAAVNSVEFSLRENNTGSYPRGLSLMFQALSTWLYDDGEGEGDPLALLPFEKPLENIKTWIANGDKIFEELLARLFLHNPHRTTVLLEPDHKLARTQAKAESDRLKAAKEAMTPEQIQAVMDEAAELKRLQGAPDSPEALRTIPRLSVADLPAENRPIPTEVRELNGRKLLFHDLPTNGIAYLDFGFDLSVIPDDLLPYAGVFGRGLTESGTAKRDYVDLSQRIARTSGGIWAQPFASPVRDSAEAAAWLFLRTKATGDRIAPTCGIVAEILTSAQLDNKERISRIVAEARARAEQRLVPSGHMVVATRLRAGTHAAHAMDEAMTGLTNLLFLRDLEKRVEEDFRNVAKDLERFRRLLLNRDTLIVNATMDADLFTLAEPEAAAVIDALPDNGPVRVERVLPDLPAREGLAIPAQVNYVGKGCGLEGVQLTGAAQVVNKLIRTGYLWEKVRVQGGAYGAFCIMDRLAGALAFVSYRDPNVADTVKAFDDLAGYLETVHIDADELEKSIIGAIGEIDAYQLPDAKGFTAIGRYLTNQDDEYLQTVREQALAASEDDFRQLGEAVRVVAEKGRICVLGDSLAMENSGLDLVIRQVL; this is encoded by the coding sequence ATGACTTTCGGCTTCACCAAGATACGGGAAATGGAAATCGCGGAGCTGGCCAGCACCGCCGTGGTCTATCGCCACGACAAGACCGGGGCGCGCGTCCTGTCCATGATGAACGACGACGAGAACAAGGTCTTCGGCATTTCGTTCCGCACGCCGCCCGAGGATTCCACGGGCGTGGCGCACATCCTGGAGCATTCGGTTCTCTGCGGTTCGGACAAGTATCCGGTGAAGGAGCCGTTCGTGGAGCTGCTCAAGGGCTCGCTCCAGACCTTCCTGAACGCCCTGACCTTCCCGGACAAGACCTGTTACCCCGTGGCCTCGGCCAACGTGCAGGACTTCTACAACCTCATCGACGTCTATCTCGACGCGGTCTTTCATCCCCGGCTGACCGAGAACACCCTCAAGCAGGAGGGGTGGCACTACGAGCTGGAATCTCCCGATCGGGACATGACGTACAAGGGCGTGGTCTTCAACGAGATGAAGGGCGCGTATTCCTCGCCTGATTCCGTGCTCTATGAGCAGTCCCAGCACTCCCTGTTCCCGGACATCACCTACGGCCTGGATTCGGGCGGCGATCCGGCGGTCATCCCGGACCTGACCTTCGAGCGGTTCATGGCCTTCCATCGCGACCACTATCATCCGTCCAACGCCTACGCCTTCTTCTACGGCGACGACGACCCGGAAAAGCGGCTGGAGATTCTGGACAAGGTCTTCTCCGAATATGAACCCATCGACGTGGCCTCCACCCGCATCCCCCTTCAGGAGCGGTTCACCGAGGCCCGGGCGGTGCGCACAGGATATCCGGCATCGGACAGGCTGGCCAAGGGCATGTTCACGGTGAACTGGTTGCTGGCCGAGACCTCGGACGCCAACCTGAACCTGGCTCTGCACATCCTCGAGCACATCCTCATCGGCCTGCCCAGTTCGCCCCTCAAGAAGGCCCTGACCGATTCCGGCCTGGGCGATGACCTTGCGGGCGTGGGACTTGAGGCCGACATGCGCCAGATGTCCTTTTCCGTCGGTCTCAAGGGTATGCATCCGTCCAACGCCATCAAGGTGGAGTCCATCGTCTTCCACACCATCAAGGAGTTGGTGGAGAACGGCATCGACGCCCGCGACATAGAAGCCGCCGTGAATTCCGTGGAGTTTTCCCTGCGCGAGAACAACACCGGCTCGTATCCGCGCGGCCTGTCCCTCATGTTCCAGGCCCTGTCCACCTGGCTCTATGACGACGGCGAGGGCGAAGGCGACCCCCTGGCCCTGCTGCCCTTCGAGAAGCCGCTTGAAAACATCAAGACGTGGATCGCCAACGGCGACAAGATATTCGAGGAGCTGCTGGCCCGGCTGTTCCTGCACAACCCGCACCGCACGACCGTGCTCCTGGAGCCGGACCACAAGCTCGCCCGTACCCAGGCCAAGGCCGAATCCGACCGGCTCAAGGCGGCCAAGGAAGCCATGACCCCGGAGCAGATTCAGGCGGTCATGGACGAGGCTGCCGAACTCAAGCGGCTTCAGGGAGCGCCCGATTCGCCCGAAGCCCTCAGGACCATCCCCCGGCTTTCCGTGGCCGACCTGCCCGCCGAGAACCGGCCCATTCCCACCGAGGTCCGTGAGCTCAACGGCCGCAAGCTGCTTTTCCACGACCTGCCGACCAACGGCATAGCCTACCTCGACTTCGGTTTCGACCTGTCCGTCATTCCCGACGACCTGCTGCCCTATGCGGGCGTCTTCGGCCGGGGCCTGACCGAGTCCGGCACGGCCAAGCGCGATTATGTGGACCTGTCCCAGCGCATCGCCCGGACGTCCGGCGGCATCTGGGCTCAGCCCTTCGCCTCGCCCGTACGCGATTCGGCCGAGGCCGCGGCATGGCTGTTCCTGCGCACCAAGGCCACCGGCGACCGCATCGCGCCCACCTGCGGGATCGTCGCCGAAATCCTGACCTCGGCGCAGCTCGACAACAAGGAGCGCATCTCGCGCATCGTGGCCGAGGCCCGCGCCAGGGCCGAACAGCGGCTCGTGCCGTCCGGCCATATGGTCGTGGCAACCCGTCTGCGCGCCGGGACCCACGCGGCCCACGCCATGGACGAGGCCATGACCGGCCTGACCAATCTCCTGTTCCTCCGCGATCTGGAAAAGCGCGTCGAAGAGGACTTCCGGAATGTTGCCAAGGACCTGGAACGGTTCCGCCGACTGCTTCTCAACCGCGATACGTTGATCGTCAACGCCACCATGGACGCCGACCTCTTCACCCTGGCCGAGCCCGAGGCTGCCGCCGTCATCGACGCCCTGCCGGACAATGGCCCGGTCCGCGTCGAGCGCGTGCTTCCCGATCTCCCGGCCCGCGAAGGCCTCGCCATTCCGGCCCAGGTCAACTATGTGGGCAAGGGATGCGGCCTTGAGGGCGTTCAGCTCACCGGCGCGGCGCAGGTGGTCAACAAGCTCATCCGCACCGGCTACCTCTGGGAAAAGGTCCGGGTTCAGGGCGGTGCCTACGGCGCGTTCTGCATCATGGACCGTCTTGCCGGGGCGCTGGCCTTCGTCTCCTACCGCGACCCCAACGTCGCCGATACGGTCAAGGCCTTCGACGACCTGGCGGGTTATCTCGAAACCGTGCACATCGACGCCGACGAGCTGGAAAAGTCCATCATCGGCGCGATCGGCGAAATCGACGCCTATCAACTGCCCGATGCCAAGGGCTTCACCGCCATCGGACGTTATCTGACCAACCAGGACGACGAGTACCTGCAAACCGTTCGCGAGCAGGCTCTGGCCGCTTCCGAAGACGACTTCCGGCAACTTGGCGAAGCGGTGCGGGTCGTGGCCGAAAAGGGCCGCATCTGCGTGCTCGGCGACAGCCTCGCCATGGAGAACAGCGGTCTCGATCTGGTTATCAGGCAGGTGTTGTAG
- a CDS encoding MarR family winged helix-turn-helix transcriptional regulator codes for MTSPAKPVNNAELAGLFRLASRLMARACHGLDQAQHAQHRVLSLLLENGPMPQGELLEILDVRSSSLSELLRKLEDRGLILRERNEDDRRSFIISPTDAAKDLGPDRDGMDGQFDCLDNEEREQLRIILGKLVASLREDPMTGGPGRGFGRGGRGGRGNGFGRGRGFGNGPGGRRGRS; via the coding sequence ATGACCTCCCCCGCCAAACCCGTGAACAACGCCGAGCTGGCCGGGCTCTTCCGCCTGGCCTCCCGGCTTATGGCCCGGGCCTGCCACGGCCTCGACCAGGCGCAACACGCCCAGCACCGGGTCCTGTCCCTGTTGCTCGAAAACGGCCCCATGCCCCAGGGCGAACTGCTGGAAATCCTCGACGTGCGCTCCTCCTCCCTGAGCGAGCTGCTGCGCAAGCTCGAAGACCGGGGGCTCATTCTCCGGGAACGCAACGAGGACGACCGGCGCAGCTTCATCATCTCCCCCACGGACGCGGCAAAAGACCTCGGTCCCGACCGGGACGGCATGGACGGCCAATTCGACTGCCTGGACAACGAGGAGCGCGAACAGTTGCGCATCATCCTCGGCAAGCTTGTGGCCTCCCTCCGCGAAGACCCCATGACCGGCGGCCCCGGGCGCGGCTTCGGACGAGGCGGGCGCGGCGGACGAGGCAACGGGTTCGGACGCGGGCGCGGCTTCGGCAACGGGCCGGGAGGACGGCGCGGAAGGAGCTAG
- a CDS encoding sigma-54-dependent transcriptional regulator, with protein MAAKILIIDDEESIRLSLRGILEDEGFSVEEADSGEQGLELLGTDIPDLVFLDIWLPGMDGLECLGVISRDYEGLPVIMISGHGTIETAVKALKEGAFDFIEKPLSLEKVVVSARNGLEFSRLRQENQALKTRISSEQPVTLTGESMPISSLREVIGRVAPTESWVLITGENGTGKEIVARSIHEQSSRAERPMVAVNCAAIPEELIESELFGHEKGAFTGANKAQEGKFELADGSTLFLDEIGDMSLKTQAKILRILQEQAFEHVGGRKTIKVDVRVIAATNKDLAREIEAGNFREDLYYRLKVFPLELPPLRDRVEDIPLLINDFVNTLVRQHGFKPIAFAPEAVAVLKQYPWPGNVRELKNFVERMFIMYAGETVTPDRLPPEFKPAPGAPAQDTRPAAESAGLDDLINQGPADLKQARADFEARFLEAKLKEFDGNISQLAKAIGLERSSLYRKLKAYNIQTD; from the coding sequence ATGGCCGCAAAGATCCTGATTATCGACGACGAGGAGTCCATCCGCCTCTCCCTGCGCGGCATTCTCGAAGACGAAGGTTTTTCCGTGGAGGAGGCCGACTCCGGCGAACAGGGCCTGGAGCTGCTCGGCACCGACATCCCGGACCTGGTATTCCTGGACATCTGGCTGCCCGGCATGGACGGCCTGGAATGCCTGGGGGTCATCTCCCGCGACTACGAGGGGCTGCCCGTGATAATGATCTCTGGCCACGGGACCATCGAAACCGCGGTCAAGGCGTTGAAGGAGGGGGCCTTCGACTTCATCGAAAAGCCGCTCTCCCTGGAAAAGGTCGTGGTCTCGGCGCGCAACGGGCTGGAATTCTCCCGGCTGCGCCAGGAAAACCAGGCGCTCAAGACGCGCATATCCTCGGAGCAGCCCGTCACCCTGACCGGCGAGTCCATGCCCATCTCCTCCCTCAGGGAGGTTATCGGCCGCGTCGCTCCCACCGAATCCTGGGTGCTCATCACCGGCGAGAACGGCACCGGCAAGGAGATCGTGGCCCGGTCCATCCACGAGCAGTCCTCCCGGGCCGAGCGCCCCATGGTGGCGGTCAACTGCGCGGCCATCCCCGAGGAACTCATCGAATCCGAACTGTTCGGCCATGAAAAAGGGGCCTTCACCGGCGCGAACAAGGCCCAGGAAGGCAAGTTCGAACTGGCCGACGGGTCCACCCTGTTCCTGGACGAGATCGGCGACATGAGCCTCAAGACCCAGGCCAAGATACTGCGCATCCTTCAGGAGCAGGCCTTCGAACATGTGGGCGGACGCAAGACCATCAAGGTGGACGTGCGCGTCATCGCGGCCACCAACAAGGACCTGGCCAGGGAAATCGAGGCCGGGAACTTCCGCGAGGACCTTTACTACCGCCTCAAGGTCTTTCCCCTGGAACTGCCGCCCCTGCGCGACCGCGTCGAGGACATCCCCCTGCTCATCAACGACTTCGTGAACACCCTGGTCCGCCAGCACGGGTTCAAACCCATCGCCTTCGCGCCCGAGGCCGTCGCCGTGCTCAAGCAGTACCCATGGCCGGGCAACGTCCGCGAACTCAAAAATTTCGTGGAGCGCATGTTCATCATGTACGCGGGGGAAACCGTCACCCCGGACCGGCTGCCCCCCGAGTTCAAGCCCGCCCCGGGCGCACCGGCGCAGGATACGCGCCCCGCCGCCGAATCCGCCGGCCTGGACGACCTCATCAACCAGGGACCGGCCGACCTCAAGCAGGCCCGCGCCGACTTCGAAGCCCGCTTCCTGGAAGCCAAGCTCAAAGAATTCGACGGCAACATATCCCAGCTCGCCAAGGCCATCGGACTCGAACGCAGCTCCCTCTACCGCAAGCTCAAGGCCTACAATATCCAAACGGATTGA
- a CDS encoding NAD(P)/FAD-dependent oxidoreductase: MNKTYDTIVCGGSLAGSAAALTLARQGRTVAVFDKAAFPRSKLCGGLLTWKSVQILNALFGETPRSLDEAGILRHVSDRYSIRTFSADLADGKLSYPFHFIDRTALDARLLEHARRAGATVVEEAEVAGCNPDSGEVLLMNGETFRGKYVIGADGAHSVVRASFPEVDQRRMRRLTAATIEVKISARDFPVRVNAPILYIGFLDAGYGWVFPNGENVLLGICGLRDRDTHFAKLFRAYLDALGVAPAALSCQRGHPLPYGSYLHDPAHGRALLAGDAGGFVEPLFGEGIFYAMCTGMYAGRAVADALADGGDASAAYSERLHRMILPELNGSDRLRWCLFRAMRWFGAGVISRFIKLGAGPLGDMVHGKRSYNWLGKKTWDFPTSPV, translated from the coding sequence ATGAACAAGACCTACGACACCATCGTCTGCGGCGGCTCTCTGGCGGGCAGCGCAGCGGCCCTGACACTGGCCCGGCAGGGCCGCACCGTGGCGGTTTTCGACAAGGCGGCCTTCCCCCGCTCCAAACTCTGCGGCGGGCTGCTCACGTGGAAGTCCGTGCAGATCCTGAACGCCCTGTTCGGCGAGACGCCCCGGTCGCTGGACGAGGCCGGAATCCTCCGGCACGTGTCGGACCGATACTCCATCCGCACCTTCTCCGCCGACCTGGCCGACGGGAAGCTGTCCTACCCGTTCCACTTCATCGACCGGACCGCGCTGGACGCAAGGCTGCTGGAACACGCGCGCCGCGCCGGAGCCACGGTGGTCGAGGAGGCCGAAGTGGCGGGCTGCAACCCGGACAGCGGCGAAGTGCTCCTCATGAACGGCGAGACCTTCCGGGGAAAATACGTCATCGGAGCTGACGGGGCGCACTCCGTGGTGCGCGCCTCCTTCCCGGAGGTGGACCAGCGGCGTATGCGGCGGCTCACGGCCGCGACCATCGAAGTCAAGATTTCGGCCCGGGACTTCCCGGTCCGGGTGAACGCCCCGATCCTGTACATCGGCTTTCTGGACGCGGGTTACGGCTGGGTCTTTCCCAACGGCGAAAACGTGCTCCTGGGCATCTGCGGGCTGCGCGACCGGGACACCCACTTCGCCAAACTGTTCCGGGCCTACCTCGACGCGCTCGGCGTGGCCCCGGCCGCGCTTTCCTGCCAGCGGGGCCATCCCCTGCCCTACGGCAGCTACCTTCACGATCCGGCGCACGGCCGCGCCCTGCTCGCGGGAGACGCGGGCGGGTTCGTGGAGCCGCTCTTCGGCGAAGGCATCTTCTACGCCATGTGTACGGGCATGTATGCGGGCCGGGCCGTGGCCGACGCGCTCGCCGACGGCGGCGACGCCAGCGCCGCCTACAGCGAAAGGCTTCACCGCATGATCCTTCCCGAACTCAACGGGTCCGACAGGCTGCGCTGGTGTCTTTTCCGGGCCATGAGATGGTTCGGGGCCGGGGTCATCAGCCGGTTCATCAAACTCGGCGCGGGCCCGCTCGGCGACATGGTCCACGGCAAACGCTCCTACAACTGGCTCGGAAAAAAGACCTGGGATTTTCCGACATCCCCCGTGTAA
- a CDS encoding motility associated factor glycosyltransferase family protein, which yields MTEPMENSKIAALVELGILCRGEQVPPAGSGHADPGPHRFSDHVQLCRFENPAFRRPFGDRSREAFAPLPPDTTMESAVKATRLVVLLGAADSSELRMALAFRGAVVVIFEPDERVLIQFLERFKLAGLNRPNLFCFTGDPRSFNPPLHELLPGDMFRMGVPAFFLTERVRELYGDWARRVVEYLETLHYRHAIYGLSGQSLSRSRPLRNIHRGLLYDQQVHIYENVPDYLSASSISALRKGLCGVDAVLVAAGPDLPARFDYLRRVRDRAAIICVNNAVKPLVEAGIKPHFVVINDTSIASGQVFRHIPKLPETILVGHSLSDLGGDRFRRKYLFGSFLPQLFGPRDDLRLHGSVISTAFSLARHLGCARCVFIGAQLASDNPWGLGYSKGTLKDEVEAGGRPLTGEFPQLVPVDTPFGERLYTTLNFLDAALWLTEEIRVSGVRCVNTSKASILYGEGIEYEEEPEPQGAPPSMKDFFRVEPPRVDREGAVRWLRGEIRLWSSVREAARALLADDSPAMTAKGMAILDQLDANNVTYLTERRDGFRNDLFYRLVFEGDEADRRKGLRLYFRNVFAMSGEFLGLLRQALESV from the coding sequence ATGACCGAACCTATGGAGAACAGCAAGATAGCCGCCCTGGTGGAGTTGGGCATCCTGTGCCGAGGGGAGCAGGTGCCTCCGGCTGGTTCCGGTCATGCCGATCCCGGCCCGCACCGTTTTTCGGATCATGTCCAGTTGTGCCGTTTCGAGAATCCCGCCTTCCGCCGCCCGTTCGGCGACCGTTCGAGGGAGGCCTTCGCCCCCCTGCCGCCGGACACGACCATGGAGTCGGCCGTCAAGGCCACCCGTCTGGTTGTTCTGCTCGGGGCGGCCGATTCTTCCGAGCTGCGCATGGCGCTGGCCTTCAGGGGCGCCGTGGTGGTCATCTTCGAGCCGGACGAGCGCGTGCTCATCCAATTCCTGGAACGGTTTAAGCTGGCCGGACTGAACCGGCCCAATCTTTTTTGTTTCACCGGCGATCCGCGTTCCTTCAATCCGCCTCTCCATGAATTGTTGCCCGGCGACATGTTCCGCATGGGCGTTCCGGCCTTCTTCCTGACGGAGCGGGTCCGCGAGCTTTACGGCGACTGGGCGCGCCGGGTCGTCGAATATCTGGAAACCCTCCACTACCGCCACGCCATTTACGGCCTGTCCGGCCAGTCCCTGTCCCGTTCCCGCCCCCTGAGGAACATTCATCGGGGGCTTTTGTACGACCAGCAGGTTCATATCTATGAAAACGTGCCCGATTATCTGAGCGCGTCGTCCATCTCTGCGCTGCGCAAGGGGCTATGCGGGGTCGATGCGGTCCTGGTGGCCGCGGGGCCGGACCTGCCCGCCCGGTTCGACTATCTCCGGCGCGTCCGGGACCGGGCCGCGATCATCTGCGTGAACAACGCGGTCAAGCCGTTGGTCGAGGCCGGTATCAAGCCGCATTTCGTCGTCATCAACGATACCTCCATCGCCTCGGGACAGGTCTTCAGGCACATCCCGAAGCTGCCCGAGACCATTCTGGTGGGCCACAGCCTTTCCGACCTGGGCGGCGACAGGTTCCGCCGGAAATACCTGTTCGGCTCGTTTCTGCCGCAACTCTTCGGCCCTCGGGATGACTTGCGCCTGCACGGCTCGGTCATATCCACGGCCTTTTCCCTGGCGAGGCATCTCGGCTGCGCGCGTTGCGTGTTCATCGGGGCTCAACTGGCCTCGGATAATCCCTGGGGCCTGGGCTATTCCAAGGGAACGCTGAAAGACGAGGTCGAGGCGGGCGGGCGGCCGCTGACCGGAGAATTTCCCCAACTCGTGCCCGTGGACACGCCCTTCGGGGAACGGCTCTACACCACCCTGAACTTCCTGGACGCCGCCTTGTGGCTGACCGAGGAAATCCGGGTGTCAGGAGTGCGTTGCGTGAACACCTCAAAGGCGAGCATCCTCTATGGCGAGGGCATCGAGTACGAGGAGGAGCCGGAGCCGCAGGGCGCGCCGCCGTCCATGAAGGATTTCTTCCGGGTGGAGCCGCCCCGTGTGGACCGCGAGGGCGCGGTCCGCTGGCTGCGCGGCGAGATCAGGCTGTGGTCCAGCGTGCGGGAAGCCGCCCGGGCCTTGCTGGCCGACGACAGCCCGGCCATGACGGCCAAGGGCATGGCCATCCTCGACCAACTGGACGCCAACAACGTCACCTATCTGACGGAACGCCGCGACGGGTTTCGGAACGATCTGTTCTACCGGTTGGTTTTCGAGGGGGACGAGGCGGACCGGCGCAAGGGGCTGCGTCTCTACTTCCGCAATGTCTTCGCCATGAGCGGCGAGTTCCTCGGCCTGTTGCGGCAGGCTCTCGAATCAGTCTAA
- a CDS encoding glycosyltransferase: MADSRFTLSIVIPAWNGWSLTESCLRSLAEHTPGDGFQVILADNGSTDATAEAAPVLGRTLFGERFVHHRLSQNLGFAKACNAGAAASSADLLLFLNNDTTVTGNWLPPLLDALKSDTRLAGVGPLLLFPEDGGVRSARVQHLGIATSMNMEFRHLYEYFPRTHPAVMKRRKLGVVTAAALLMPAPLFRAENGFFEGFVNGMEDVDLCCRINRRGGHFSVIPESVVHHSAHGTEGRFDHESANLRLLRSRCRDVGEDLCGLILEDGFEPGFTPWLDLIVRLPESRARELDHEFGDANESRLRDLLEREPLWDTGYKTLVRRLETEGRPAEAAPVAYLRTLLCPGPDAYRDCERVLRRAGSAPMADRYKTLLANVGRTLADRDALASKACAMAKTTRHPAVLAALRAHLAK; this comes from the coding sequence ATGGCCGACTCCCGGTTCACCCTGTCCATCGTCATCCCCGCCTGGAATGGCTGGAGCCTAACCGAAAGTTGCCTCCGCTCCCTGGCCGAGCATACCCCCGGCGACGGATTCCAGGTCATCCTGGCCGACAACGGGTCCACCGACGCCACTGCCGAGGCCGCGCCAGTCCTGGGACGGACGCTGTTCGGCGAGCGCTTCGTCCACCACCGGCTGAGCCAAAACCTCGGCTTCGCCAAGGCCTGCAACGCAGGCGCTGCGGCCAGTTCCGCCGACCTGCTCCTCTTTCTGAACAACGACACCACGGTCACGGGGAACTGGCTCCCGCCCCTGCTCGACGCCCTCAAGTCCGACACGAGGCTGGCCGGGGTCGGCCCCCTGCTCCTTTTCCCGGAAGACGGCGGCGTGCGTTCGGCCCGGGTCCAGCACCTGGGCATCGCGACCTCCATGAACATGGAGTTCCGGCACCTCTACGAATATTTCCCCCGCACCCACCCGGCGGTCATGAAACGGCGCAAACTCGGCGTCGTCACGGCGGCGGCCCTGCTCATGCCCGCCCCGCTCTTCAGGGCCGAAAACGGTTTCTTCGAAGGTTTCGTCAACGGCATGGAGGATGTGGACCTCTGCTGCCGCATCAACCGCCGCGGCGGCCATTTCTCGGTCATCCCGGAAAGCGTGGTCCACCACAGCGCCCACGGCACGGAGGGACGTTTCGACCACGAATCCGCCAACCTCCGCCTGCTCCGGTCCCGTTGCCGCGACGTCGGGGAAGACCTCTGCGGCCTGATTCTGGAGGACGGGTTCGAACCGGGTTTCACCCCGTGGCTCGACCTCATCGTCCGCCTTCCCGAATCCCGCGCCCGCGAACTGGACCACGAGTTCGGCGACGCGAACGAATCCCGCCTGCGCGATCTGCTCGAACGCGAGCCCCTGTGGGACACCGGCTATAAAACCCTCGTCCGCCGCCTCGAAACCGAGGGAAGACCGGCCGAGGCCGCGCCCGTGGCCTACCTCCGCACCCTTCTCTGTCCCGGGCCCGACGCCTACCGGGACTGCGAACGCGTCCTGCGCAGGGCAGGGTCCGCACCCATGGCGGACCGCTACAAGACCCTGCTCGCCAATGTCGGGCGGACCCTCGCCGACCGCGACGCACTGGCCAGCAAGGCCTGCGCCATGGCCAAGACCACGCGTCACCCGGCGGTTCTGGCCGCACTGCGCGCGCATCTCGCAAAATAA
- a CDS encoding class I SAM-dependent methyltransferase has protein sequence MMVILLGKDETNKDAVMTWDPDRYEAWFDTPEGSYALDREVQLLQAMLAGWPRRKRKLLEIGCGTGLFLEPLYQMGLDVTGIDKSQEMIRAARKRLGNRATLSVGRGEHMGYSDNEFDYALVWSVLEFTEDPEAMLVEAARVAEKGLLVGFLNKNSLYYCMNVRGSGSSLSKAHWFTWCEMQDLIHKATDFRPTLARSVLAGPMKTWKPVGMSNQINARLLPPALGAFVAVRVDFVNMKPLTPLFAWKSEPEMG, from the coding sequence ATGATGGTCATACTTTTAGGGAAGGACGAAACGAACAAGGACGCCGTTATGACCTGGGACCCGGACAGATACGAAGCATGGTTCGACACCCCGGAGGGGAGCTACGCCCTGGACCGGGAGGTGCAACTGTTGCAGGCGATGCTGGCGGGATGGCCCCGGCGCAAGCGCAAGCTCCTGGAGATAGGCTGCGGCACCGGGCTGTTCCTGGAGCCGCTGTATCAGATGGGCCTGGACGTGACCGGCATCGACAAGTCGCAGGAAATGATCCGGGCAGCGCGCAAGCGGCTGGGCAACCGGGCCACGTTGAGCGTGGGCCGCGGCGAGCACATGGGCTATTCCGACAACGAGTTCGACTACGCCCTGGTTTGGTCCGTGCTTGAATTCACCGAGGACCCGGAAGCCATGCTGGTCGAAGCGGCCCGCGTGGCCGAAAAGGGGCTGCTCGTCGGCTTCCTGAACAAGAATTCCCTGTATTACTGCATGAACGTCCGCGGCTCCGGCTCCTCCCTGAGCAAGGCGCACTGGTTCACATGGTGCGAGATGCAGGACCTCATCCACAAGGCCACGGACTTTCGGCCCACCCTGGCCCGCTCGGTCCTGGCCGGTCCCATGAAGACCTGGAAGCCCGTCGGCATGTCCAATCAGATCAACGCCCGCCTCCTGCCCCCGGCTCTGGGCGCGTTCGTGGCCGTGCGCGTGGATTTCGTCAACATGAAGCCGCTCACTCCGCTCTTCGCCTGGAAGTCTGAGCCCGAAATGGGCTAA
- a CDS encoding peroxiredoxin has protein sequence MSNEFDTNDTMPDFAKVGQPVPEFKMEAFDPAEGGFTEVDLGALRKEGKWTILFFYPADFTFVCPTELADLATRHEDLKKLGAEVVSVSTDTKFTHMAWRADERMLENVRFKMAADPTGEVSRFFDVWDYDTGLALRGTFVINPDGVLVSSEINFYNVGRNADELVRKVEANTYLIDHPAEVCPAKWTPGGKTLTPNDAMVGKVYEALIDID, from the coding sequence ATGAGCAATGAATTCGATACCAACGACACCATGCCTGATTTCGCCAAAGTGGGCCAGCCCGTGCCCGAATTCAAGATGGAGGCCTTCGATCCTGCCGAGGGCGGCTTCACCGAGGTCGATCTCGGCGCCCTGCGCAAGGAAGGCAAATGGACCATCCTGTTCTTCTACCCGGCGGACTTCACCTTTGTCTGCCCCACCGAACTCGCCGACCTGGCCACCCGCCACGAAGACCTGAAAAAACTCGGCGCTGAGGTGGTCTCCGTATCCACGGACACCAAATTCACCCACATGGCCTGGAGAGCCGACGAGCGGATGCTGGAAAACGTCAGGTTCAAGATGGCCGCCGATCCCACCGGCGAGGTCTCCCGCTTCTTCGACGTCTGGGATTACGACACCGGCCTGGCCCTGCGCGGCACCTTCGTCATCAATCCCGACGGCGTGCTGGTCTCCTCCGAGATCAATTTCTACAACGTGGGCCGCAACGCCGACGAGCTGGTCCGCAAGGTCGAGGCCAACACCTATCTCATCGACCACCCCGCGGAAGTCTGCCCGGCCAAGTGGACCCCGGGCGGCAAGACCCTGACCCCCAACGACGCTATGGTCGGCAAGGTCTACGAGGCTCTTATCGACATCGACTAA